A region of the Bacillus sp. NP247 genome:
AATCAAATGTGTGGTTTAAAATACCGTAACCACGAGTTAATGTTAGGAATTCTGTTGTGTAACCAATTAAACCACGTGCTGGAACCATGAAAGTAAGGCGAACTTGACCGTTTCCGTTATTCACCATATCTAACATTTCACCTTTACGTGCACCCATTGATTCCATAATAGAACCAGTGTATTCTTCAGGCACATCGATTTGTACGCGCTCTACAGGCTCACTTCTTACGCCATCAACATCTTTAATAATTACTTCAGGCTTAGATACTTGTAGTTCATAACCTTCACGACGCATGTTTTCAATTAAGATAGATAAATGTAATTCCCCGCGTCCAGATACGATCCATGCATCAGGAGAATCTGTATTATCTACACGTAAACTTACATCTGTTTCTAATTGTGAACGAAGACGCTCTTCAATTTTACGAGATGTAATGAATTTACCTTCACGACCTGCAAATGGGCTGTTATTTACAAGGAATGTCATTTGTAGTGTTGGCTCATCAATACGTAATAATGGTAAAGCCTCTTCATGCTCGACCGGACATACCGTTTCACCTACGTTAATGTCTTCCATACCTGAAACAGCTACTAAATCTCCAGCTTTTGCTTCTTCAATTTCTTGACGTTTTAATCCAATGTAACCAAATAATTTAGTTACACGGAATTGTTTTACACTTCCGTCAACTTTCATTAATGCAACTTGTTGTCCTACTTTCATTGTACCGCGGAATACGCGTCCAACCCCAATACGACCAACATAGTCATTGTAATCAAGAAGTGCTACTTGGAATTGAAGTGGCTCTTCGCTGTTATCAACTGGTGCTGGAATATGTTCAATAATTGTGTCAAATAATGATTTCATATTCTCTTCTTGATTTGCTGGATTTGAATCTAAGCTTGCTGTTCCGTTCATTGCTGATGCAAATACAACTGGGAACTCTAATTGATCTTCGTTTGCACCAAGTTCGATGAATAAGTCAACTACTTCATCAACTACTTCATCAGGGCGAGCGAAGTCACGGTCAATTTTGTTTACAACAACGATTGGAGTTAAGTTTTGCTCAAGAGCTTTCTTTAAAACAAATCGTGTTTGTGGCATACAACCTTCATATGCATCAACAACAAGTAGAACACCATCAACCATTTTCATGATACGTTCTACTTCTCCACCGAAGTCAGCGTGACCAGGTGTATCTAAAATGTTAATTCTTTTATCTTCATAGTGAATCGCAGTATTCTTCGCTAAAATTGTAATACCACGTTCTCTTTCTAGATCATTTGAGTCCATTGCGCGTTCTTCAATATGTTCATTCGCACGGAACGTCCCCGCTTGACGTAATAACTGGTCAACAAGTGTTGTTTTACCATGGTCAACGTGGGCAATAATTGCTATATTTCGTAAATCTTGTCGTTTTTTCAACATGTCCAACTCCTAATGTCTTTTTAATCCTTCTCTATTATAAGAGCGAAGGGGATACAATGGCAATCAAAATAAAACTAAGAATGAAAATATAGTTGTATTCTTACTTTTGTGAAAGTAAAATGAGATTGGAGGGTGAAGAAATGGAACACATTCAATATCGCTTTTTATTAACAGCAATTATCGGTGTTATCTTCTTAATTGGTATCGGAATTATGATTGCTGAAAATAGTCCCATCGGCATTATTATTTGCATTATCGGCACATTTGTTACAGTTGGATACGGTTTTGTAACAAAAAGAAAAATGCGTAAATCGCAATAACATTAAAAAGTAAGAAGCTTCTTTATGCCTCTTACTTTTTTTCATTATTGCGATACAAATGGTAATACTTCTTCGTATACTCCCGGTTTTGCAACTAACACACTGCTTTTCTCTACAATAGAAAGAGGCGTTCCCAAGAACGTTGTCACTTTACCGCCAACTTCTTCTACAATAATCTGTCCCCCGCCAAAGTCCCATGGCGATAAGCGCGGTGTTACATATGCATCCAATCTGCCCGTTGCAACATATACCATTTCTAACGCTGCACAACCATATGACCTCGTACCTCTCGCCTTCTTAACGAGCATTATCATTTTTTCCATATTAAGCAATGGATTATCGGTAAGCCATATCGCATTCAAAGCTATAACTCCATGCTCTACCGTTCCTTTTTCCAACATCGGAATAGCTAGATCATTGCAAAAAGCCCCTTCTCCCTTTACCGCATGATATAGTTCGTCATGAACTGGATCATAAATAAGACCAATCTTTCCGATACCGTTCTCATAAATTCCGATTGAGATTGCGAAATTTCTTTTTTGATGAACAAAGTTCATCGTGCCGTCAATTGGATCAATTAACCAAACAACCCCATTAGAAGAGGTAATCTCATCTCCGTAGCCTTCTTCTCCTAAAATATTATGAGCCGGGAATGTTTCTTTAATTTTCCCAATTAAAAACTGCTCCGTTTCTCGATCCATGTTTGTTACTAGATCAGCTGCATTTGACTTTGTTTCTATAATAAGTGTTTTTTTCAGTGACGCCATTAAATGTTCTCCGGCTTCTCGAATCCACTGTTTCGCGTGTGTATCGATGTCTTTCCATACTTCTTGCATGTTTAAACACTCCGATCTATACTGTTCACAGAAAAAACGAACCCTTTATAAGGTTCGCACCAACTAATTATTTATACATATACTATTATTACGCTTCTAAACGGATCATTTCAAGTCTTAACACTTCTAATTTTTGTACGCACTCTTCTTTTTTCTGTTTGTCGTTATCCATCATCGCATCATATAAAGTTGCTAATTCATAATCTAGCTCCAAACGTAGCACCGGAATTCTCTTTTCAGCATCTGTTCTCTTTAACGCATTAATCACCTGTCTCATTTTTTTGCCTCCTCCCAATATTCGTTTGCCCTCGGACTAGAATTGATTCAATTTTCTGATTTTTTGTTTTATACTATACTATGTTGGATAAATCATCTATGCAACAAAATTATATTTTTTTATTTAAATTTTTTTGTGCTGTTTTTTTTATGAATAGTACAAGCTATGCTAAAATTAAAACAAAATAGGAGTTGGAGGAACAATCATGACACTACAAACATTCACATCAACTGATTTTGAAGTCTTTACTGTTGATGGTCTTGAA
Encoded here:
- the typA gene encoding translational GTPase TypA; the encoded protein is MLKKRQDLRNIAIIAHVDHGKTTLVDQLLRQAGTFRANEHIEERAMDSNDLERERGITILAKNTAIHYEDKRINILDTPGHADFGGEVERIMKMVDGVLLVVDAYEGCMPQTRFVLKKALEQNLTPIVVVNKIDRDFARPDEVVDEVVDLFIELGANEDQLEFPVVFASAMNGTASLDSNPANQEENMKSLFDTIIEHIPAPVDNSEEPLQFQVALLDYNDYVGRIGVGRVFRGTMKVGQQVALMKVDGSVKQFRVTKLFGYIGLKRQEIEEAKAGDLVAVSGMEDINVGETVCPVEHEEALPLLRIDEPTLQMTFLVNNSPFAGREGKFITSRKIEERLRSQLETDVSLRVDNTDSPDAWIVSGRGELHLSILIENMRREGYELQVSKPEVIIKDVDGVRSEPVERVQIDVPEEYTGSIMESMGARKGEMLDMVNNGNGQVRLTFMVPARGLIGYTTEFLTLTRGYGILNHTFDCYQPVHAGQVGGRRQGVLVSLEAGKASQYGIMQVEDRGVIFVEPGTEVYAGMIVGEHTRENDLTVNVVKMKQQTNIRSATKDQTSTMKKPRLMTLEESLEYLNDDEFCEVTPESIRLRKKILDKSERERAAKKKKSVEA
- a CDS encoding DUF5325 family protein; this translates as MEHIQYRFLLTAIIGVIFLIGIGIMIAENSPIGIIICIIGTFVTVGYGFVTKRKMRKSQ
- a CDS encoding inositol monophosphatase family protein, with the protein product MQEVWKDIDTHAKQWIREAGEHLMASLKKTLIIETKSNAADLVTNMDRETEQFLIGKIKETFPAHNILGEEGYGDEITSSNGVVWLIDPIDGTMNFVHQKRNFAISIGIYENGIGKIGLIYDPVHDELYHAVKGEGAFCNDLAIPMLEKGTVEHGVIALNAIWLTDNPLLNMEKMIMLVKKARGTRSYGCAALEMVYVATGRLDAYVTPRLSPWDFGGGQIIVEEVGGKVTTFLGTPLSIVEKSSVLVAKPGVYEEVLPFVSQ